Proteins from a genomic interval of Aquabacterium sp. J223:
- the rlmB gene encoding 23S rRNA (guanosine(2251)-2'-O)-methyltransferase RlmB: MTRVLFGFHAVTVRLKTAASSVTELHVDAGRRDQRMRDLLARAKEAGVRVIEADDGRLTGLAGTPRHQGVVARVQALKAQHSLDDLLDQVEGPPLLLALDGVTDPHNLGACLRVADGAGVHAVLAPKDHAVGVNATVAKVASGAAETVPYLMVTNLARSLTELKERDIVIVGTAEDAPITLYEADLAGPVALVLGAEGPGMRQLTRKTCDVLVRLPMKGAVESLNVSVASGICLYEALRQRGG; the protein is encoded by the coding sequence ATGACGCGGGTTCTCTTCGGCTTCCATGCCGTCACCGTGCGGTTGAAGACCGCCGCGTCCTCCGTCACCGAGCTGCACGTCGACGCCGGCCGGCGCGACCAGCGCATGCGCGACCTGCTGGCCCGCGCGAAGGAGGCCGGCGTGCGCGTCATCGAGGCCGACGACGGCCGCTTGACCGGCCTGGCCGGCACGCCGCGGCACCAGGGCGTGGTGGCGCGGGTGCAGGCGCTGAAGGCGCAGCATTCGCTGGACGACCTGCTCGACCAGGTCGAGGGCCCGCCGCTGCTGCTGGCGCTGGACGGCGTGACCGACCCGCACAACCTGGGCGCCTGCCTGCGGGTGGCCGACGGCGCCGGCGTGCACGCCGTCCTCGCGCCCAAGGACCATGCGGTGGGCGTGAACGCCACGGTGGCCAAGGTGGCCAGCGGCGCCGCCGAGACCGTGCCCTACCTGATGGTGACCAACCTCGCCCGCTCGCTCACCGAGCTGAAGGAGCGCGACATCGTCATCGTCGGCACGGCGGAGGACGCGCCGATCACCCTGTACGAGGCCGACCTCGCCGGTCCCGTCGCGCTGGTGCTCGGCGCCGAGGGCCCGGGCATGCGCCAGCTCACCCGCAAGACCTGCGACGTGCTGGTGCGGCTGCCGATGAAGGGCGCGGTGGAAAGCCTCAACGTCTCGGTGGCCAGCGGCATCTGCCTGTACGAGGCGCTGCGGCAGCGCGGCGGCTGA
- a CDS encoding chloride channel protein, whose product MSALWRDWSDWRAWAARAVVLAGAAAAGLAVVGFVLLSEAAAAQFDRWRAAWPWLPLLLTPLLTAAVVAVTSRWWPAVGGSGIPQVMVALAPEAAATARRWASLPLSAAKALLTSLAMAGGLAVGREGPAVQIAAGVMQHAARWLPRGAAITPHGLLVAGGAVGVAAAFNAPLAGVLFAIEQLSRRLEEGSGLLVAAIVLGGLMAVSVFGNGHHFGVISVPPLSMALVGPGLAVTLACGLAGGLFARLLVASLCGGLGRFGRWRRQAPVRFAAACGLGVALVGLASGGAAFGSGHGYTRALLAGEGESPGLMLLLRAVSTWLSVWSGAPGGVFSPALALGAGLGHDLASLWAEPALRPALIAMGMAAFLAAVTQAPVTAFIVVMEMVDGHAMVLSLMAAALVAGGMSRSLSPPLYASVAQALLARGR is encoded by the coding sequence GTGTCCGCGCTGTGGCGCGACTGGTCCGATTGGCGCGCCTGGGCCGCCCGCGCGGTGGTGCTGGCCGGCGCCGCCGCGGCCGGGCTGGCCGTCGTCGGCTTCGTGCTGCTCAGCGAGGCCGCCGCCGCCCAGTTCGACCGCTGGCGTGCCGCCTGGCCCTGGCTGCCGCTGCTGCTGACGCCGCTGCTCACCGCCGCGGTGGTCGCCGTCACCAGCCGCTGGTGGCCGGCGGTCGGCGGCTCGGGCATCCCGCAGGTGATGGTGGCACTCGCGCCGGAAGCGGCGGCCACCGCCCGCCGCTGGGCCTCGCTGCCGCTGAGCGCCGCCAAGGCGCTGCTCACCTCGCTGGCCATGGCCGGCGGGCTGGCCGTCGGCCGCGAAGGCCCGGCGGTGCAGATCGCCGCCGGGGTGATGCAGCACGCCGCGCGCTGGCTGCCGCGCGGCGCGGCCATCACGCCGCACGGGCTGCTCGTGGCCGGCGGCGCGGTGGGCGTGGCGGCGGCCTTCAACGCGCCGCTGGCCGGCGTGCTGTTCGCCATCGAGCAGCTCAGCCGCCGGCTGGAGGAGGGCAGCGGGCTGCTGGTGGCGGCCATCGTGCTCGGCGGCCTGATGGCGGTGTCGGTCTTCGGCAACGGCCACCACTTCGGCGTCATCAGCGTGCCGCCGCTGTCGATGGCGCTGGTCGGACCCGGCCTGGCCGTCACCCTGGCCTGCGGCCTGGCCGGCGGGCTGTTCGCCCGGCTGCTGGTGGCGTCGCTGTGCGGCGGCCTCGGCCGCTTCGGTCGCTGGCGGCGCCAGGCGCCGGTGCGCTTCGCCGCGGCCTGCGGGCTGGGTGTGGCGCTGGTCGGGCTGGCCAGCGGCGGCGCCGCCTTCGGCAGCGGCCACGGGTACACCCGCGCGCTGCTGGCCGGGGAGGGGGAGTCCCCCGGGCTGATGCTGCTGCTGCGCGCGGTTTCCACCTGGCTGTCGGTCTGGTCGGGTGCGCCGGGCGGGGTGTTCTCGCCGGCGCTGGCGCTGGGGGCCGGCCTGGGCCACGACCTGGCCAGCCTGTGGGCCGAGCCGGCGCTGCGCCCGGCGCTCATCGCCATGGGCATGGCCGCCTTCCTGGCGGCGGTGACGCAGGCGCCGGTGACGGCCTTCATCGTCGTCATGGAGATGGTCGACGGCCATGCCATGGTGCTCAGCCTGATGGCCGCGGCGCTGGTGGCCGGCGGCATGTCGCGCTCGCTGTCGCCGCCGCTGTACGCCAGCGTGGCGCAGGCGCTGCTGGCCCGCGGGCGCTAG